In Mucinivorans hirudinis, the DNA window TATTTGGCTCATAACATCTTAGGCGTTAAAGTAGAGGATAAAAAGTCTCGAATATAAATATGCTCAACCCCCTCATAGGTATCTTCAAAAGAACGTTCTCCTGAAACAACAATTTTCGGGTAATTATCCTTGATTTTTAATAGATTACCAAACTCACGTGCAATAGTTTCCGGTCTTGATAACTCAACGGCAACTTGCACATATATTGTTTCATTACCTCTTGTGCATACAAAATCTATCTCTTCTGTAGCAATTGAGCCAACTGTTACTTCATACCCACAATATAAGAGATGGTTACATACGATGTTTTCCATTCGTTTTGCTCTATCCTGTGGCTTATATCCGGCAATAACATTACGAATGCCCATATTCTCAAAAAAGTATTTCTCACCTCGTTCGAAAAACTTTTTGCCAGCAATATCATAACGCCCAATTTTGTGAACGATAAAAGCAGATGCCAAAGAATCTGCATACTCAGATACTTGATTGGGAGATATTTTAATATTCTGACTTTTAAGGAAATCACTGATACTTTTGGACGAGAAAAGACTTCCGATATTATTTGCCAGAAAGCGAATAAGCTGTTCTAAGAAAGCTGTATTTCGTATCTTTTTTCTTTCGACAACATCACGTAGTACGATTGTAGAATAGACACTACGGATATATTCCATTACTACGGCTTCGTCTAATGGCAAGTGGATCAAATACGGCAGTCCTCCAAAGCGATTGTATTTTTCGAGTGAAGTGTCGTCGTTTGGCAGTTTGTGAAAACTCAGAAATTCAAGATAGGAGAGGCTATAAATACGAAACTCAACGTAACGCCCTCCAAGCTCATTAGCCAAATCGCTCGAAAACATTTCGGAGTTGCTACCTGTAATATAAATATCATTATTGTCATCAAGAGCCAAAGAACGAATAGAGACTTTGAAATCTTCAATCTCTTGAATTTCATCAATAAAAATATAGTTTCTCTTATCGGAAACCAACCTTTGAGAAATATAGTCGTGTAGCTCTTTATACGAGACAATATCTACAAAATCAATATCTTCTTTATTGATATAGATAATATTTGCCTCTTTTTCTTCACTGATAATCAGTTCGATAAGCTGAAAAAGAATATAACTTTTACCAACACGACGATGTCCTACCATCACTTTAACAATAGGTGTACGCATAAATGGTTTGATGCGTTCGATATATGTGTTTCTGCTATGCAGAACTGTCGGAAACTTTGCCATAGTGATTGTTTTTTATAATTACGCTTATAATTTTCTGTAAAGATAGTGATTATTTTAATCATATCTATAATAACAACCTAAAATCAAGATTAATGTAGGTATGATTATATTTCTTGTGCTTCTTGCAAACATAATAGTCTTACAGCTTATTAAACTTATCCAT includes these proteins:
- a CDS encoding ATPase component BioM of energizing module of biotin ECF transporter produces the protein MAKFPTVLHSRNTYIERIKPFMRTPIVKVMVGHRRVGKSYILFQLIELIISEEKEANIIYINKEDIDFVDIVSYKELHDYISQRLVSDKRNYIFIDEIQEIEDFKVSIRSLALDDNNDIYITGSNSEMFSSDLANELGGRYVEFRIYSLSYLEFLSFHKLPNDDTSLEKYNRFGGLPYLIHLPLDEAVVMEYIRSVYSTIVLRDVVERKKIRNTAFLEQLIRFLANNIGSLFSSKSISDFLKSQNIKISPNQVSEYADSLASAFIVHKIGRYDIAGKKFFERGEKYFFENMGIRNVIAGYKPQDRAKRMENIVCNHLLYCGYEVTVGSIATEEIDFVCTRGNETIYVQVAVELSRPETIAREFGNLLKIKDNYPKIVVSGERSFEDTYEGVEHIYIRDFLSSTLTPKML